A window from Mesorhizobium sp. WSM2240 encodes these proteins:
- the istB gene encoding IS21-like element helper ATPase IstB, which yields MLTHPTHERLIALGLTGMAKAFEEQRRSPDLDALSFEERIGLLVDREAAERDTKRLTTRLKFAALRQSACVEDVDLRTPRGIDRAVFARLVSGDWIDRHENLLVTGATGLGKSWLACALGHKACRDNHSVLYHRVPRLFEALALARGDGRYGRLLKTLGRVQLLILDDWGLSVLNAAERRDLLEILDDRHGRASTIVTSQIPVQHWHDVIGEPNIGYCRHSRRGGVSFDGYRPASRPCGSASGARDVPFCARSGFRRCSTA from the coding sequence ATGCTCACCCATCCCACCCATGAACGGCTGATCGCACTTGGCCTGACCGGAATGGCCAAAGCCTTCGAGGAGCAACGACGATCACCGGATCTCGATGCCCTGTCATTTGAGGAACGCATCGGGCTGCTTGTCGACCGCGAAGCCGCCGAGCGCGACACCAAACGGCTCACGACGCGCCTCAAATTCGCCGCGCTGCGCCAGAGCGCATGCGTGGAGGATGTCGATTTGCGCACCCCGCGCGGCATCGACCGCGCCGTCTTCGCCAGGCTCGTCAGCGGCGACTGGATCGACCGCCACGAGAACTTGCTTGTCACCGGCGCAACCGGCCTGGGCAAGAGTTGGCTTGCCTGCGCGCTCGGCCACAAAGCTTGCCGCGACAATCACTCGGTCCTCTATCATCGTGTCCCGCGCCTGTTCGAGGCGCTCGCCCTGGCGCGGGGCGATGGACGCTATGGCCGTCTGCTCAAGACACTCGGGCGCGTTCAGCTGCTCATCCTCGACGACTGGGGCCTGTCCGTTCTCAACGCTGCCGAGCGCCGCGACCTCCTGGAAATTCTCGATGATCGCCATGGCCGCGCTTCGACCATCGTAACCAGCCAAATCCCCGTGCAGCACTGGCACGACGTCATCGGCGAACCAAACATCGGATACTGCCGCCATTCTCGACGGGGTGGTGTCTCATTTGACGGTTATCGACCCGCGTCACGGCCTTGCGGGTCAGCGTCTGGAGCTCGTGACGTCCCGTTCTGCGCGCGGTCCGGCTTTCGTCGTTGTTCGACTGCCTGA
- a CDS encoding ABC transporter permease: MVATAICLLVGYPTAYLIAAASKQLRMALIVLVLVPYLTSGLVRTYAWIVILGDGGLINNLLLDHGLISSPLPLIYNRMAVYIGMVHIMLPMMILPLVSVMMGIDKSLMSAARSMGARPSTAFWRVFFPLSMPGVRSGCMLVFVICLGFYITPAALGVGRCHAIDLHCVAGP; the protein is encoded by the coding sequence GTGGTAGCAACTGCAATCTGCCTCCTAGTCGGCTATCCCACGGCCTATCTGATCGCGGCCGCCTCCAAACAGCTACGCATGGCGCTTATTGTGCTCGTGCTTGTGCCGTATCTGACCAGTGGGCTGGTGCGGACCTATGCGTGGATCGTTATTCTTGGCGATGGCGGCCTGATAAACAATTTGCTGCTTGACCACGGACTTATCTCCAGTCCGCTGCCGCTCATCTACAACCGCATGGCCGTCTATATCGGAATGGTGCACATCATGCTTCCTATGATGATCCTGCCTCTGGTCAGTGTCATGATGGGCATCGACAAATCGCTTATGTCAGCGGCTCGCAGTATGGGCGCGCGACCGTCCACCGCTTTCTGGCGCGTTTTCTTCCCGCTCAGCATGCCGGGAGTGCGCAGCGGCTGTATGTTGGTTTTTGTGATCTGCCTCGGGTTCTACATCACGCCGGCGGCACTCGGCGTTGGGAGATGCCATGCTATCGACCTTCATTGCGTCGCAGGTCCGTAG
- a CDS encoding ABC transporter permease, with protein MLAIVGLDLSGTSRRTVQPSLKSRHSLSPLFAMMKRSVGEFFIPYRAKRWMAQLYRAGGDSRWPQLVGETFLALVMCSLLFPELLVVIMSFSAGKYLEFPPSGFSLQWYRSFLGDPAWYAAAWTSTQVGAMVVILSTIVGTLAAVGLNRTLPHLRSFLTMVMLAPITFPAIIVGIATYLGLVKLGLLGSITGIVLAHTIGAIGYVLVIVSASLANFDPQLEQAAMSMRTGPLQTFIRVTLPLIRLGIIGGAVFAFLHSFDEVVITSLVAGISIRTLPLKMWEDIRHQIDPTIAAVATLLVLLPLFILMILFATGWRSTLGLQRARPATEA; from the coding sequence ATGCTCGCCATAGTCGGGCTTGATCTTTCAGGCACGTCGCGCCGCACGGTGCAACCATCGCTGAAGTCACGGCACAGTCTTTCCCCTTTATTCGCCATGATGAAGCGCTCTGTCGGTGAGTTTTTTATTCCCTATCGGGCTAAACGTTGGATGGCACAGCTCTACCGAGCAGGTGGTGACAGCCGTTGGCCGCAGTTAGTCGGCGAAACGTTTCTCGCGCTCGTTATGTGCTCCCTGCTGTTTCCAGAGCTTCTCGTCGTCATCATGTCCTTCAGTGCCGGCAAGTATTTGGAATTCCCTCCCTCGGGTTTTTCACTGCAGTGGTATAGATCCTTCCTTGGTGATCCGGCATGGTACGCCGCCGCCTGGACCAGCACCCAGGTCGGCGCTATGGTTGTCATCTTGTCGACCATTGTCGGCACGCTTGCGGCCGTCGGGCTCAACCGCACCCTTCCGCACCTGCGCAGCTTCCTGACCATGGTGATGCTGGCGCCGATCACATTTCCGGCTATCATAGTCGGCATAGCGACCTATCTGGGGCTAGTCAAACTCGGGCTGCTCGGTTCAATCACCGGCATTGTCCTGGCGCATACCATCGGAGCCATCGGATACGTGCTTGTGATCGTCTCGGCGTCGCTGGCGAATTTCGACCCTCAGCTGGAGCAGGCAGCCATGAGCATGCGGACTGGACCGCTGCAGACCTTCATCAGGGTGACGCTGCCGCTGATTCGGCTGGGTATTATCGGCGGCGCTGTGTTCGCTTTCCTTCACTCCTTTGATGAGGTCGTCATTACGTCTTTGGTAGCAGGTATCTCGATACGCACCCTGCCTCTAAAGATGTGGGAGGATATTCGTCACCAGATCGACCCGACAATTGCCGCAGTAGCGACTCTATTGGTTCTTTTGCCCCTGTTTATCCTAATGATCCTCTTCGCTACGGGGTGGAGATCGACGCTGGGCCTTCAACGCGCGCGTCCAGCAACCGAGGCTTGA
- a CDS encoding P1 family peptidase encodes MKADKSSMSGASAKLRARDLGLPFAGKTGPLNAITDVVGVEVGYATVISDPPGSSNRSARTGVTAILPRGRSGPLRAPVWAGFHSLNGNGEMTGTHWIKEAGYLLGPIGITNTHSLGTVHQAMLQWMIEKPDTGFGAYSWMLPVVAETCDSYLNNMNAFHVTPGHVMQALNSASNGPLAEGSVGGGTGMICFEFKGGTGTSSRVIELLGESYTIGCLVQANFGIRPLLKVLGVPVGEHLTGDRLWVREQGSIIVVVATNAPLMPTQLERIARRAGLGIGRTGTPSGDGSGDLCLAFSTANLTKSESAAAPAMGDLAFIPNNKLDTLFEATAQSVEEAIINAMVAAEPMVGRENRRVAAIDHDALKQVMYNYGRLSA; translated from the coding sequence ATGAAAGCCGATAAGAGTTCGATGTCCGGAGCCTCGGCAAAGCTGCGGGCACGCGATCTGGGACTGCCGTTTGCCGGAAAGACCGGACCTCTCAACGCCATTACCGATGTTGTCGGTGTGGAAGTGGGCTATGCCACCGTGATAAGCGATCCACCTGGATCGAGCAATCGATCGGCGCGCACGGGGGTCACAGCAATTCTGCCGCGGGGCCGCTCTGGGCCTCTGAGGGCCCCGGTTTGGGCAGGCTTTCACTCGCTAAACGGAAACGGCGAGATGACGGGCACACACTGGATTAAGGAAGCTGGATATCTTTTAGGGCCTATTGGCATCACGAACACCCATAGCCTTGGAACCGTTCATCAGGCGATGTTGCAATGGATGATTGAGAAGCCCGATACAGGGTTTGGGGCTTATAGTTGGATGCTGCCTGTCGTAGCAGAGACATGCGACTCCTATCTCAACAACATGAACGCCTTCCATGTCACTCCAGGGCATGTGATGCAGGCTCTCAATAGCGCGTCCAACGGGCCTTTGGCCGAGGGCAGTGTTGGCGGGGGGACCGGGATGATCTGCTTCGAGTTTAAGGGAGGCACAGGAACGTCGTCCCGCGTCATAGAACTGCTCGGTGAGAGCTACACGATCGGGTGCCTTGTGCAGGCGAATTTTGGCATTCGTCCCCTCTTGAAGGTTCTTGGCGTCCCGGTTGGCGAACACTTAACTGGGGACCGGCTCTGGGTCCGCGAGCAGGGCTCGATCATCGTCGTCGTTGCGACCAACGCACCACTTATGCCCACTCAACTGGAACGGATCGCTCGGCGCGCCGGCCTCGGCATCGGCCGCACCGGTACACCGTCAGGAGACGGCTCTGGCGATCTGTGTCTTGCCTTCTCAACAGCAAACCTCACCAAGAGTGAGTCGGCGGCCGCGCCCGCAATGGGCGACCTCGCATTCATACCGAACAATAAGCTCGACACACTGTTCGAAGCGACGGCGCAATCCGTGGAGGAGGCAATTATCAATGCCATGGTGGCAGCCGAGCCCATGGTGGGGCGCGAGAATCGGCGTGTTGCAGCTATCGACCACGACGCTTTAAAACAGGTCATGTACAACTATGGACGACTGAGCGCATGA
- a CDS encoding recombinase family protein: MLRASNRPDECVTAAHRGKLAYIYVRQSSVNQVRHHQESTELQYRLVDRAVALGWPHERVHVIDEDLGKSGAGTVERVGFKKLIAEIGLGNAGLVISLDASRLARNNRDWHQLLDLCSLFGVIIADGERLYDPCAYHDRLLLGLSGIMSEAELHQIRQRLHQGERQKAARGELRLPVPAGLAHDRSGEIILNPDEQVQARLCLVFAKFRELRSARAVMRYLRKNGLPLPVRPLLGPAPHDVVWRQADSSRVLSILQNPAYAGAYVYGRRRVEGGRIRHGVYRPRTTKVAIADWEVCLQAAHPGYIGWEEFMENQRRLANNINRYEAGHSGVPRKGAALLQGIAVCGRCGRRMSLRYSGPAGDYPVYTCRADRDQDGGPLCQEVRALPVDAHVESILLEALTPDKIAIAIAALGQIEEETRQLERQWALRRERARYEAERARRQYDAVEPENRLVARSLERVWEEKLRAAEAIEHDYERWRDDEPLVLNEPDREALQKLGEDLPGIWHSSSTTSAERKGILRLIIGEVVLDQKRFQGQVWFKILWQTGATSEHSLQRRVHTYGDYIDLERLRSRVIELNAAGKMDKEIAATLNAEGFVAARGCAFKGENVWLLRTRWGIPTVKINGTSANPDRWPDGTYSVQGSAAALGVTPQTVFDYLARGWLKGRQLTNGQPWQIELSDEQINTLRTRIARTRRSKKEAS, encoded by the coding sequence ATGTTGAGAGCATCGAATAGACCGGACGAGTGCGTCACTGCTGCGCATCGCGGCAAGCTCGCTTACATTTACGTCCGCCAGTCTTCCGTGAACCAGGTGCGGCATCATCAGGAAAGCACGGAGTTGCAGTACCGTCTCGTCGATCGCGCGGTCGCTCTTGGCTGGCCGCATGAGCGTGTGCATGTCATCGACGAAGATCTTGGCAAATCCGGAGCCGGGACCGTCGAGCGGGTGGGCTTCAAGAAGCTGATCGCCGAGATCGGACTGGGGAATGCCGGCCTTGTCATCAGCCTCGATGCCTCCCGCCTTGCTCGCAACAACCGCGATTGGCATCAACTCCTCGATTTGTGCTCGCTCTTCGGCGTCATCATTGCCGACGGCGAACGTCTCTACGATCCCTGCGCTTACCATGACCGCCTGCTGCTCGGTTTGTCCGGCATCATGAGCGAAGCGGAGCTGCACCAGATCAGGCAGCGCCTCCATCAGGGCGAGCGTCAGAAGGCGGCGCGTGGTGAGCTACGCCTTCCCGTTCCCGCCGGACTGGCTCATGATCGCTCGGGCGAGATCATTCTCAATCCCGATGAGCAAGTGCAGGCAAGGCTCTGCCTCGTCTTCGCCAAGTTCCGCGAGCTTCGAAGTGCGCGGGCCGTGATGCGCTACCTGCGAAAGAACGGCTTGCCGCTGCCCGTGCGTCCCCTTCTCGGCCCGGCGCCGCATGATGTCGTGTGGCGCCAGGCCGACAGTTCACGGGTTCTCAGCATTCTCCAAAATCCTGCCTATGCCGGAGCGTATGTCTATGGCCGGCGGCGGGTGGAAGGCGGGCGGATTCGCCATGGCGTTTATCGCCCGAGGACGACCAAGGTCGCCATCGCGGACTGGGAGGTTTGCCTTCAGGCTGCCCATCCTGGTTATATCGGCTGGGAGGAGTTCATGGAGAACCAGAGGCGACTGGCCAACAACATCAACCGCTACGAAGCCGGCCATTCGGGCGTGCCGCGCAAGGGAGCGGCACTGCTGCAGGGTATCGCTGTTTGTGGACGGTGCGGGCGCCGGATGAGCCTACGCTATAGCGGCCCTGCGGGCGACTACCCTGTCTACACGTGTCGCGCCGACCGCGATCAGGACGGGGGGCCGCTATGCCAGGAAGTGCGGGCATTGCCCGTCGATGCGCATGTCGAAAGCATTCTGCTCGAGGCCTTGACGCCGGACAAGATCGCCATCGCCATCGCCGCACTGGGGCAGATCGAAGAGGAGACGCGACAGCTTGAGCGGCAGTGGGCGCTGCGGCGCGAGCGGGCGCGCTATGAGGCGGAAAGAGCGCGGCGTCAATATGATGCGGTCGAGCCGGAGAACCGCCTGGTGGCGCGTTCACTGGAGCGCGTCTGGGAAGAGAAGCTTCGCGCCGCCGAGGCGATCGAACACGATTACGAACGGTGGCGAGATGACGAGCCCCTGGTCTTGAACGAGCCGGATCGCGAGGCGCTGCAAAAGCTGGGCGAAGATCTGCCCGGCATCTGGCACTCTTCTTCCACAACATCGGCCGAGCGAAAGGGCATTTTGCGTCTCATCATTGGCGAGGTCGTCCTCGACCAAAAGCGCTTCCAGGGCCAGGTCTGGTTCAAGATCCTGTGGCAGACGGGAGCGACAAGCGAGCACTCTCTCCAAAGGCGGGTCCACACCTATGGTGACTACATTGATCTGGAGCGGCTGCGGAGCCGAGTGATCGAACTCAACGCCGCGGGTAAAATGGACAAGGAGATCGCGGCGACCTTGAACGCGGAAGGCTTTGTCGCAGCACGCGGTTGCGCGTTCAAAGGTGAGAATGTCTGGCTTCTGCGGACACGTTGGGGCATCCCCACCGTCAAGATCAACGGGACGAGCGCCAATCCCGACCGCTGGCCAGATGGAACCTACTCTGTTCAAGGGTCGGCGGCCGCTCTGGGCGTAACACCACAAACCGTCTTCGACTATCTCGCACGCGGCTGGCTCAAGGGGCGGCAGCTCACGAACGGGCAGCCGTGGCAAATCGAACTCTCAGACGAGCAGATCAACACCCTGCGGACACGGATCGCACGCACCAGGCGATCAAAGAAGGAGGCGTCATGA
- a CDS encoding DUF5372 family protein, with amino-acid sequence MVSHLTVIDPRHGLAGQRLELVTSRSARGPAFVVVRLPDGRRRSIRRSVTDLAAASPEEQGASKSLARINVRTLLTLMHHLNSTLASRIEEVIRDEYTVESVPRSVPDPHRTSEPGHDNTPEPLAQLAGGDAEADRAKPRATSLADAIDGRADSGGSAC; translated from the coding sequence GTGGTGTCTCATTTGACGGTTATCGACCCGCGTCACGGCCTTGCGGGTCAGCGTCTGGAGCTCGTGACGTCCCGTTCTGCGCGCGGTCCGGCTTTCGTCGTTGTTCGACTGCCTGACGGACGCCGCCGCTCAATTCGGCGCTCGGTGACCGACCTTGCAGCGGCGTCACCGGAAGAACAAGGCGCGTCGAAATCGTTGGCCCGCATCAACGTCCGAACGCTGCTCACATTGATGCACCATTTGAACAGCACCTTGGCCTCCCGTATCGAGGAGGTGATTCGCGATGAATATACAGTCGAATCTGTACCGCGTAGCGTCCCAGACCCTCACCGAACTTCCGAACCCGGACATGACAACACTCCCGAGCCTTTGGCTCAACTTGCCGGGGGAGACGCAGAAGCAGATCGCGCAAAGCCTCGCGCGACTTCTCTTGCGGATGCGATCGACGGGCGCGCCGACAGCGGCGGATCGGCATGTTGA